The DNA region ACAGCAAGTTTATGCAGCCTCTGGACATGAATAACATTGGGGTTGCAGTGTGAGAGGAATATGACACgaacacatgcacaaacacacacatcaaatcattataagcattttttaaatatctaaGGAGGTTGGGGGAGGGCATGATAATGACATGAGAAGGGGGGGCAGTGGGTAGGAGACGGAATTCACCTTGTAGTTCATCTATCAGTGCGTCTGGAGATTCCCATTGGCCGCAAAAAACAAGACAACAAAAAACATAAagagaaaaaggaaacagagacAGTGTGAAGAAGGAAGCCAGGACAGAAATGAGGTCATTCCTGAGCGGACAGGCGGCACCACATTAAGTACCCATGATTCTGCAATCACAAAAGGGAGCGACGAGTATGATTATGCACATTTCATGCCACTGAATCACATTTTTAATAACGAGGACGCCGTCTGTTCAGATGAAGCAGCCTAATTACCACTgagaggaggcacagcaccacaAGAACGGCATGAATCTCAAACATTGCCGTGCGTTTTACACGCCGCTTCCCAAACGCCACCTCTGCTGCTGCCGTATGTTCTACACGCCACTTCCCAAAACCACCTCTGCTGCTGCCGTATGTTCTACACGCCGCCTCCCAAACGCCACCTCTGCTGCTGCCGTATGTTCTACACGCCGCCTCCCAAACGCCACCTCTGCTGCTGCCGTATGTTCTACACGCCACTTCCCAAAACCACCTCTGCTGCTGCCGTATGTTCTACACGCCGCCTCCCAAACGCCACCTCTGCTGCTGCCGTATGTTCTACACGCCGCTTCCCAAACGCCACCTCTGCTGCTGCCGTACGTTCTACACGCCGCCTCCCAAACGCCACCTCTGCTGCTGCCGTACGTTCTACGCGCCGCTTCCCAAAACCACCTCTGCTGCTGCCGTATGTTCTACACGCCGCCTCCCAAACGCCACCTCTGCTGCTGCCGTATGTTCTACACGCCGCTTCCCAAACGCCACCTCTGCTGCTGCCGTACGTTCTACACGCCGCCTCCCAAACGCCACCTCTGCTGCTGCCGTATGTTCTACACGCCGCTTCCCAAACGCCACCTCTGCTGCTGCCGTACGTTCTACACGCCGCTTCCCAAACGCCACCTCTGCTGCTGCCGTACGTTCTACACGCCGCTTCCCAAAACCACCTCTGCTGCTGCCGTATGTTCTACACGCCGCCTCCCAAACGCCACCTCTGCTGCTGCCGTACGTTCTACGCGCCGCTTCCCAGACGCCACCTCTGCTGCTGCCGTATGTTCTACACGCCGCTTCCCAAAACCACCTCTGCTGCTGCCGTACGTTCTACACGCCGCCTCCCAAACGCCACCTCTGCTGCTGCCGTATGTTCTACACGCCGCTTCCCAAACGCCACCTCTGCTGCTGCCGTATGTTCTACACGCCGCCTCCCAAACGCCACCTCTGCTGCTGCCGTATGTTCTACACGCCGCCTCCCAAACGCCACCTCTGCTGCTGCCGTATGTTCTACACGCCGCCTCCCAAACGCCACCTCTGCTGCTGCCGTATGTTCTACACGCCGCTTCCCAAACGCCACCTCTGCTGCTGCCGTATGTTCTACACGCCGCCTCCCAAACGCCACCTCTGCTGCTGCCGTATGTTCTACACGCCGCTTCCCAAACGCCACCTCTGCTGCTGCCGTATGTTCTACACGCCGCTTCCCAAAACCACCTCTGCTGCTGCCGTATGTTCTACACGCCGCTTCCCAAAACCACCTCTGCTGCTGCCGTATGTTCTACACGCCGCCTCCCAAACGCCACCTCTGCTGCTGCCGTATGTTCTACGCGCCGCTTCCCAAAACCACCTCTGCTGCTGCCGTATGTTCTACACGCCGCCTCCCAAACGCCACCTCTGCTGCTGCCGTACGTTCTACGCGCCGCTTCCCAGACGCCACCTCTGCTGCTGCCGTATGTTCTACACGCCGCTTCCCAAAACCACCTCTGCTGCTGCCGTACGTTCTACACGCCGCCTCCCAAACGCCACCTCTGCTGCTGCCGTACGTTCTACACGCCGCCTCCCAAACGCCACCT from Brienomyrus brachyistius isolate T26 chromosome 1, BBRACH_0.4, whole genome shotgun sequence includes:
- the LOC125717902 gene encoding uncharacterized protein LOC125717902, with product MAAAEVAFGKRRVEHTAAAEVAFGKRRVERTAAAEVAFGRRRVEHTAAAEVAFRKRRVEHTAAAEVASGKRRVERTAAAEVAFGRRRVERTAAAEVAFGRRRVERTAAAEVASGKRRVERTAAAEVAFGKRRVEHTAAAEVAFGRRRVEHTAAAEVAFGKRRVEHTAAAEVAFGRRRVEHTAAAEVAFGRRRVERTAAAEVAFGKRRVERTAAAEVAFGKRRVEHTAAAEVAFGRRRVERTAAAEVAFGKRRVEHTAAAEVAFGKRRVKRTAMFEIHAVLVVLCLLSVVIRLLHLNRRRPRY